A DNA window from Anaerocolumna sp. AGMB13020 contains the following coding sequences:
- a CDS encoding TetR/AcrR family transcriptional regulator — protein MSEEKNTKINNKENIELTALELFSKYGFQAVSVRDICKPLGLRESAIYYHFTNKQGILESLLRRVDKLIQQMKTEFGAAFSEAVEVSDEAMCAVANGMLQGYLLNPVVYKMIAMLTIERISAQNAQDTYQKLVFDLPLKQMEMVFSQMIDKGFIASNAPEVLAQEYYGVIYFAFQKNCIGPELKEENIALAKQEINQNMRDIYRKMKYRL, from the coding sequence GTGTCTGAAGAAAAAAATACAAAGATAAATAACAAAGAAAATATTGAGTTGACAGCACTTGAACTGTTTTCAAAATATGGCTTTCAGGCAGTATCTGTAAGAGATATCTGTAAGCCATTAGGATTACGGGAAAGTGCTATTTATTATCACTTTACTAATAAGCAGGGGATATTGGAGTCTCTGTTACGAAGGGTTGATAAGCTTATACAGCAGATGAAAACGGAGTTTGGAGCTGCATTTTCAGAAGCAGTTGAAGTTAGTGATGAAGCAATGTGTGCTGTGGCAAACGGAATGCTGCAGGGTTACCTGCTTAACCCAGTGGTCTATAAAATGATAGCAATGCTGACCATTGAGCGGATATCTGCTCAAAATGCGCAGGATACCTATCAAAAGCTTGTATTTGATTTACCCCTTAAGCAAATGGAAATGGTATTTTCTCAAATGATTGATAAAGGATTCATAGCCTCAAATGCTCCCGAGGTACTGGCACAGGAATACTATGGGGTTATTTATTTTGCTTTTCAAAAAAATTGCATCGGACCCGAACTGAAGGAAGAAAATATAGCGCTCGCGAAGCAGGAGATTAATCAGAATATGAGGGATATCTATCGTAAAATGAAATATAGGTTATGA
- a CDS encoding ABC transporter substrate-binding protein yields MSRYFNITDTIYDITEKYPDTISIFVASGFEHLNNPVMRSTMGKTVTLEMALSLRKVNQEVFIQKLEEVIEGSNPDLSTGLYAAKKETGGDIRIEGVLPCPIRLPLLEKFTGWFDSVKDTLDYQVDYNLKSANLGLDDVKERIVSANGDSDGLSDLYLSAGFDLFFDKKLMGQYREAGVFEDISGVGQMNPDFDNEDISLRDPKGQYAIIGAVAAIFMVNTNVLGDRPMPESWEDLMKPEFENSISLPMRDLDMFNAFLLHIYRHYGEDGVKKMGKALLQNMHPAQMVKAHIPKGGNPVPAVTVTPYFFASMVDKKGPLRPVWPKDGAIISPIFLLSKAKNKDKLKPFVDFLYSKEIGEILASNGKFPSTNPLVDNHLSPDQKFMWVGWDFIHNNDIGELITHTEELFYNASGKESL; encoded by the coding sequence ATGTCACGTTACTTTAACATTACCGATACCATTTATGATATAACTGAGAAATATCCCGATACCATTAGTATATTTGTTGCCAGCGGATTTGAGCATCTGAACAATCCTGTTATGCGAAGCACTATGGGGAAAACTGTTACACTGGAAATGGCACTGTCATTGCGTAAAGTGAACCAGGAAGTATTTATACAGAAGCTCGAAGAGGTTATTGAAGGGAGTAACCCTGACCTTTCAACAGGTCTGTATGCTGCCAAAAAAGAAACCGGAGGCGATATCCGTATCGAGGGTGTACTCCCCTGCCCCATCCGCCTGCCGCTCTTAGAAAAATTCACTGGCTGGTTTGATTCTGTTAAGGATACACTGGATTACCAGGTGGATTATAATTTGAAGTCAGCCAATCTTGGACTGGACGACGTGAAAGAACGTATCGTTTCAGCAAATGGCGATTCCGACGGACTTTCTGACCTTTACCTGTCTGCCGGTTTTGATTTATTTTTTGATAAGAAGCTCATGGGACAATACCGGGAAGCAGGTGTATTTGAAGACATTTCCGGTGTTGGTCAAATGAATCCTGATTTTGATAACGAAGATATTTCCTTAAGAGACCCGAAAGGTCAATACGCCATAATTGGTGCTGTAGCTGCTATCTTTATGGTAAATACAAATGTATTGGGTGACCGTCCCATGCCTGAAAGCTGGGAAGATTTAATGAAGCCGGAATTTGAGAACAGCATCAGCTTACCTATGAGGGATTTGGATATGTTCAATGCCTTTCTCCTCCATATCTACCGTCATTACGGTGAAGACGGTGTTAAGAAGATGGGCAAGGCACTCTTACAGAACATGCACCCTGCTCAGATGGTAAAGGCTCATATACCCAAAGGCGGCAATCCTGTCCCTGCTGTTACAGTAACCCCTTATTTCTTCGCCAGTATGGTAGATAAGAAAGGCCCTCTTCGCCCGGTTTGGCCTAAAGATGGAGCAATCATAAGCCCTATCTTCCTGCTTTCCAAAGCAAAGAATAAAGATAAGCTGAAACCTTTTGTAGACTTCCTATATTCAAAAGAAATCGGTGAAATCTTAGCCTCTAATGGAAAATTCCCCTCCACCAATCCTCTGGTAGACAATCATTTATCTCCCGACCAAAAGTTTATGTGGGTGGGTTGGGATTTTATCCACAACAATGACATCGGAGAATTGATTACACATACCGAAGAGCTGTTTTACAATGCCTCTGGAAAGGAGTCCTTATGA
- a CDS encoding GTP-binding protein, translated as MNLIIFSGPPSSGKTSVILKTIASFQNRNIKVGVIKFDCLYTDDDIAYEKAGIPVKKGLSGALCPDHFFASNIEEVVNWGNKEQLDLLITESAGLCNRCSPYLKEIKGVCVIDNLSGINTPKKIGPMLKAADYVVITKGDIVSQAEREVFASCVSSVNPRAVTMHVNGLTGQGAYELGSLLYDETQNIQTVQGMQLRFPMPAALCSYCLGETRIGEAYQMGNIKKIDLEK; from the coding sequence ATGAATCTCATTATATTTTCCGGACCTCCCTCCTCCGGTAAAACCTCTGTTATCTTGAAAACAATAGCCTCCTTTCAGAATCGAAACATAAAGGTAGGCGTTATAAAATTTGACTGTTTATACACAGATGATGATATCGCTTATGAAAAAGCAGGTATACCGGTTAAAAAAGGCCTGTCAGGCGCTCTTTGCCCCGACCACTTCTTTGCTTCCAACATTGAAGAGGTGGTTAACTGGGGGAATAAGGAGCAGCTTGATCTGCTCATCACGGAATCTGCCGGCTTATGCAACCGTTGCTCTCCTTACCTAAAGGAAATCAAAGGAGTCTGCGTTATTGATAATCTTTCCGGTATAAATACACCTAAGAAAATAGGACCTATGTTAAAAGCTGCTGATTATGTCGTTATCACCAAAGGAGATATCGTATCCCAGGCTGAAAGGGAAGTATTTGCTTCCTGTGTCAGCTCTGTAAATCCCAGAGCTGTAACCATGCATGTAAACGGGTTGACCGGACAGGGTGCCTACGAACTTGGAAGCCTCCTCTATGATGAGACTCAGAATATACAGACCGTACAGGGTATGCAGCTGCGTTTTCCTATGCCCGCTGCTCTCTGCTCTTACTGCCTGGGAGAAACAAGAATCGGTGAAGCTTACCAGATGGGCAATATTAAGAAGATTGACCTTGAAAAATAG
- a CDS encoding ATP-binding cassette domain-containing protein — translation MLEQSINKLLSEYPFALSYFEQNKLDITEYGDKTFKEYLDHFTDEELEDGAIDKVKLLEDLPVFLEQMSAFLGLSKDNQVHSLTILPGHDKSGVTEGFSELTVETSQIISIVGPTGSGKSRLLADIEWAAQNDTPTGRSILINDKVPDNKWRFSSNNRLVAQLSQNMNFVMDLTVQEFLNMHAISRMVEEPQEVIERIIQAANNLAGEKFDLNTPVTSLSGGQSRALMIADTAILSSSPIVLIDEIENAGIDRKKALQLLVSSDKIVLMATHDPLLALMADKRIIIKNGGISKVIYTSKEEKTLLSELEKLDVLIQTARQDLRNGQVLSMAYLS, via the coding sequence ATGTTAGAACAGAGTATAAATAAATTGTTGTCGGAATATCCCTTTGCCCTTTCTTATTTCGAACAAAACAAACTGGATATTACAGAATATGGTGATAAGACCTTTAAAGAATATTTAGACCATTTTACAGATGAAGAATTGGAAGATGGAGCAATTGATAAGGTTAAGCTTTTAGAAGATCTTCCTGTCTTTCTTGAACAGATGAGTGCTTTTTTAGGACTTTCAAAAGATAACCAGGTACATTCCCTGACTATTCTTCCTGGTCATGACAAATCCGGTGTAACAGAAGGCTTTTCTGAGCTTACAGTGGAAACCTCACAGATTATCTCAATCGTCGGTCCTACTGGCTCCGGTAAAAGCCGCCTGTTGGCTGATATTGAATGGGCTGCACAGAATGATACCCCTACCGGACGAAGTATTCTTATCAATGATAAAGTTCCGGATAATAAATGGCGTTTTTCTTCCAATAACAGACTTGTGGCACAGCTCTCCCAAAATATGAACTTTGTAATGGACCTTACGGTACAGGAATTTTTGAATATGCATGCCATAAGCCGTATGGTGGAAGAACCCCAGGAGGTTATCGAACGTATTATTCAAGCTGCCAACAACCTGGCCGGTGAAAAATTCGATTTAAACACTCCGGTAACAAGCTTAAGCGGTGGACAATCCAGAGCTTTGATGATTGCAGATACTGCAATTTTAAGTTCTTCTCCCATTGTTCTTATAGACGAAATTGAAAATGCAGGGATAGACAGAAAAAAAGCTCTGCAGTTATTGGTTTCCTCCGATAAGATTGTGTTAATGGCTACCCATGACCCTCTACTGGCACTTATGGCAGATAAAAGAATTATCATAAAAAACGGTGGCATCAGCAAGGTTATCTATACCAGCAAAGAAGAAAAAACCTTGTTAAGCGAGCTGGAGAAGCTGGATGTATTAATACAAACTGCGCGTCAGGATCTTCGTAATGGACAGGTTTTGTCTATGGCTTACCTTTCATAA
- a CDS encoding glycoside hydrolase family 43 protein, with protein sequence MQAYLFVHFKEKRTPDGEQVYFGVSKDGYHWEEVNDGNPVLWSYYGDKGVRDFTIIRTKTGKFVIMATDLSLSYGMLNQYHNSWAEIGRNGSKCLVLWESEDLIHWSEQRMIKLGDEDFGCIWAPDIIYDKKKDDYIVHWSSPHSSNDFGNKGIYYSRTKDFVDFTKAQLLYQKEDSGVIDSAMYEEDDKYYLFLKSERNPEKIILMESENVTGPFKKIDGFDKSMEAVSEGLYEAPTAVRLEDGRWSLFLDFYGCSAEEQGYVPFLADKLSTGKFVRSDQSFQFPYGYKHGTILTITLEEYERLKAFKKKPSEY encoded by the coding sequence ATGCAGGCGTATTTATTTGTACATTTTAAGGAAAAGAGAACACCGGACGGAGAGCAGGTATACTTCGGTGTCAGTAAGGACGGTTATCACTGGGAAGAAGTGAATGATGGCAATCCGGTTTTATGGAGTTATTACGGAGACAAGGGTGTAAGGGATTTTACCATTATCAGAACTAAAACAGGTAAATTTGTTATTATGGCCACAGACTTAAGTTTATCCTACGGAATGCTGAACCAGTATCATAATTCCTGGGCAGAGATTGGCAGAAACGGAAGCAAATGCCTGGTACTTTGGGAGTCAGAGGATCTCATACACTGGTCAGAGCAGAGGATGATAAAACTTGGTGATGAAGATTTTGGATGCATTTGGGCACCGGATATTATTTATGACAAAAAGAAGGATGACTATATCGTACACTGGTCATCTCCTCACAGCTCGAATGATTTCGGGAACAAGGGAATTTATTATTCCCGGACAAAGGACTTCGTTGATTTCACGAAAGCGCAATTGCTATATCAGAAAGAAGACAGCGGAGTCATTGATTCTGCCATGTATGAAGAAGATGATAAGTATTATCTGTTCTTAAAAAGTGAGAGGAATCCGGAAAAGATTATACTCATGGAATCAGAAAATGTTACAGGTCCTTTTAAGAAAATTGACGGATTTGATAAGAGTATGGAAGCTGTTTCAGAGGGCTTATATGAAGCGCCAACAGCGGTTAGGCTGGAGGATGGAAGATGGAGTCTGTTCCTGGATTTTTATGGTTGTTCAGCAGAAGAGCAGGGGTATGTTCCATTTCTCGCGGATAAATTATCAACAGGTAAATTTGTTCGTTCGGATCAATCCTTTCAGTTCCCCTATGGCTATAAACATGGAACTATTCTCACAATTACACTAGAAGAATACGAGAGATTAAAAGCTTTTAAAAAGAAACCCTCAGAATATTAA